Within the Streptomyces sp. R41 genome, the region GGTTATCTCGTCGCGGCCTGGTCGTAGCGGGCCTTCTCAAGAATATTGAGGCTCCTTGGGCCGTACCGGTCCGAACACGGCGGCACGGATGAGCAGGCTTGGCCGTCTTGGGCCGTACCGGTCCGAACGCGGCCCTGAGCGGACTGGGCCCTTGGGCCTGAGAGCGGCCCGGAGCGGACTCGGCCCTCTGGGCTGCGGGGGACCTGAACACGGCGGACGGCCGGAGCCCTGGGCGCCCCGCGGCCGTCCGCCGAAGTGTGTCGCTCAGGAAGCCGGAGGCGGTGATGGCGTGTCCGGCGGAGGTGTGGCGCCGCCACTGTCCTTGTGCGCGAGTCGGTCCATGGCGCCCTTGGCCTTGCCTGTGCCCGTCTGGATCTTGTCGCTGTACTTGTGCTTGGTCTTCTCGTCGACCACCTTCGCGGCCTTGTCGAGACCGTGGCTGACCTTGTCCTCGTACTGGTGCGCGAGGTGCGAGACCTTGTCCTTGGCAGGCGCCAGCTTGGCTTTCAAATCGTGCAGGAGACGCATGGTCCACCTTCCCTCGCGGGGCAGTTACTTGCGGGCGCCCTCGCCGGCCTCGTTGTCGGCGGCCTTCTCGGCGGTCTGCTGCTGGGGGATGTCGACGTCCTCTGTGGTGGCGGCCTCGGCGGTCTCCTCCGCCGTCGCCTCCCGCTCGATCGGGGACGAATCCGTCGCTTCCTCCGCCGCGTCCGCCTCGGTCTCGGCCGTCAGTGTGTCAGCCTGCGCCTCGGCCGTCAGTGTGTCAGCCTGCGCCTCGGCGGTTGACGCCTCCTCCGCAGCCTTCGACCTCCGGAGAAGTCGTGCAAAAACGCCCATATCCACTCCATACGTTACTCGTGAGGGCGAAATCCCGCGTCACCCGGTGCGTCCCATTGCGTCGCCCGGGTCACCGGTCCTCGAAAACCGGCGGCTGGAACCTCGCAACAGGCAACGACCCCGGACCCGTGGCGTCACGTAACTCGTTCGAGGAGAGGCTGTGGGGTTTGCGAGACTGGCACAGTGAGTAGCGCACCCCCCGCCCCCCGGGTCATCGCAGTCGTCGGACCAACCGCGGCAGGAAAGTCCGATCTGGGCGTTTTCCTCGCCCAGCGCCTCGGAGGGGAGGTCGTCAACGCCGACTCCATGCAGTTGTACCGAGGGATGGACATCGGCACCGCCAAGTTGACACCCGAGGAGCGCGGAGGGATCCCGCACCACCTCCTGGACATCTGGGACGTGACGGTCACGGCCAGCGTCGCCGAGTACCAGCGGCTCGCCCGTGCCCGCATCGACGCGCTGCTCGCCGAGGGCCGCTGGCCGATCCTGGTGGGCGGCTCCGGGCTGTATGTCCGCGGGGCCGTCGACAACCTGGAGTTCCCCGGCACTGACCCCGAGGTGCGGGCCCGGCTGGAGGAGGAGCTCACCCTGCGCGGCTCCGGCGCGCTGCACGCGCGTCTGGCGATGGCGGACCCCGAGGCCGCCCACGCGATCCTGCCGAGCAACGGCCGCCGCATTGTCCGCGCCCTCGAAGTCATCGAGATCACCGGCAAGCCCTTCACCGCCAACCTCCCGGGCCACGACTCGGTGTACGACACCCTCCAGATCGGCGTCGACGTCGCACGCCCCGAGCTCGACGAGCGCATCGCGCGCCGGGTCGACCGGATGTGGACGGCGGGGCTCGTTGACGAGGTGCGCGCCCTTGAGGCA harbors:
- a CDS encoding antitoxin, which translates into the protein MRLLHDLKAKLAPAKDKVSHLAHQYEDKVSHGLDKAAKVVDEKTKHKYSDKIQTGTGKAKGAMDRLAHKDSGGATPPPDTPSPPPAS
- the miaA gene encoding tRNA (adenosine(37)-N6)-dimethylallyltransferase MiaA; translated protein: MSSAPPAPRVIAVVGPTAAGKSDLGVFLAQRLGGEVVNADSMQLYRGMDIGTAKLTPEERGGIPHHLLDIWDVTVTASVAEYQRLARARIDALLAEGRWPILVGGSGLYVRGAVDNLEFPGTDPEVRARLEEELTLRGSGALHARLAMADPEAAHAILPSNGRRIVRALEVIEITGKPFTANLPGHDSVYDTLQIGVDVARPELDERIARRVDRMWTAGLVDEVRALEAQGLREGRTASRALGYQQVLAALAGECTEEEARAETVRATKRFARRQDSWFRRDPRVHWLSGAAADLTELPELAMALVERPVTA